Below is a genomic region from Jeotgalibacillus aurantiacus.
TAGCTTGATTTTATCAATCAAAGTCGGCATATTATTCCCAAACGTTGCGCTGATTTTATATCCCCCAGATTCATGTACTTCTAAGAGTTCCGTTATCCTGGCATCCAGTCCGACATTCCAATTTTTATTTCTTACCGTCACAATGTCACCAAGAAAATAATCAGTCTCATAAATTAATTGTGATTTTGTTAGTATCTGCGCCTCAAGATATTGTTCCTGGATCATTTTCTCAAGTTCTCTCAACCCACGTATCTCAAGATCAGTCTCGATGTCCACAAGAGGACGAGGTAAAGGTGGATCATCGTTCGTCTGATCAGGTACGTCTCGTGCGTCGATAAATAGCTCATACCTGTTAGCGCCTGTAGAGGTTCCTACTCCTTTCACAATGCGCTCAATCCCTTCACCCGGACCGGCTACATAAGCAAAATTTTTATAATTGAGGTCTGATGTTGTATATTGCATAGCCGCGATGGTTTTTAAAGTCGGTTCGAACCTTACCGGTGGCAGAACTGATTGACTCATCGTACGATCTGACGGCTGGACAACATCAAACACGTAACGCTGATTAGGGATATCCAGATAGATCTCCCACCCTAAACCTGATGCAAGGCTGATTTCGGTTAATTCTTCAGCCACATTTTTAAACCGAGATTGCCAACTGACGTTTGGTCCACGCTCCTGATCCGGCGCAATGACGAGGTTCGGAAAAACCCTATTCGGATCATCTGGAGTTATAAAATTGCGCTCCACATAATGTTTCATGACAGTCTCTGCGGATCCGGATTTATTGTCATAAGCTGTGTGAGATGGAGGATAAGTAATACGTTGCATTAAAAATGCTTTCAGTGGAAATGCTTTGATAGTCCAGTTTTCCGATGCTTTTCCTAACTCATCCAGACCGATTTCCTTATGTTTAATTTGATACACTCGATCGTTTCGGCCATCAAAACGTATGAGACTGTTTTTTTCGATCAGCTCGGCGTTAGGACTGTAAAAATTGATATTGAGATCAACCTCTCCAACCGTATGATATCTGTGAGCCAGCAATATT
It encodes:
- a CDS encoding siphovirus ReqiPepy6 Gp37-like family protein, with product MKSLRVIRDFEQLGEIKQYNSILLAHRYHTVGEVDLNINFYSPNAELIEKNSLIRFDGRNDRVYQIKHKEIGLDELGKASENWTIKAFPLKAFLMQRITYPPSHTAYDNKSGSAETVMKHYVERNFITPDDPNRVFPNLVIAPDQERGPNVSWQSRFKNVAEELTEISLASGLGWEIYLDIPNQRYVFDVVQPSDRTMSQSVLPPVRFEPTLKTIAAMQYTTSDLNYKNFAYVAGPGEGIERIVKGVGTSTGANRYELFIDARDVPDQTNDDPPLPRPLVDIETDLEIRGLRELEKMIQEQYLEAQILTKSQLIYETDYFLGDIVTVRNKNWNVGLDARITELLEVHESGGYKISATFGNNMPTLIDKIKLQFQQISGEVRK